A genomic stretch from Magnetovibrio sp. includes:
- the aprB gene encoding adenylyl-sulfate reductase subunit beta, with protein sequence MPTFVYMTRCDGCGHCVDICPSDIMHIDTTYRRAYNIEPNMCWECYSCVKACPQNAIDVRGYADFAPLGHSVRAVRDEEKGVIAWRIKFRNGKKDLNLLAPITTKPWGTAIPQLANASAPSQEQRDSQLLYNEPKYIRMDDGGLHTLESNGLQMKKGVYY encoded by the coding sequence ATGCCTACTTTTGTCTACATGACACGATGTGACGGCTGCGGACACTGCGTTGATATCTGCCCGTCCGACATCATGCACATCGACACGACCTACCGTCGTGCCTACAACATCGAACCGAACATGTGCTGGGAGTGCTACTCCTGTGTGAAGGCTTGCCCGCAGAACGCCATCGACGTGCGCGGCTACGCCGACTTTGCACCGCTCGGCCACAGCGTCCGCGCTGTCCGTGACGAGGAAAAGGGCGTCATTGCTTGGCGCATCAAATTCCGCAACGGCAAGAAAGACCTGAACCTGCTGGCTCCGATCACCACCAAGCCCTGGGGCACGGCCATCCCTCAACTCGCCAACGCTTCTGCTCCTTCTCAGGAACAGCGCGACAGCCAGTTGCTGTATAACGAGCCGAAGTACATCCGTATGGATGACGGCGGGTTGCATACCCTGGAATCCAACGGACTCCAGATGAAGAAGGGGGTCTACTACTAA
- a CDS encoding FYDLN acid domain-containing protein, producing the protein MAKPNLGEKHDCPNCETRFFDLGKVPPTCPKCSTVVEVGKPKAKAKAEPIAAPVKSKIATDDDDDIDLDIDLDIEVDDDVDLDDDDDDDLIEDTSDLDDDDDGISGVIDTGDKENLDN; encoded by the coding sequence GTGGCGAAGCCCAACCTAGGTGAAAAACACGATTGCCCGAACTGCGAAACGCGCTTTTTTGATCTTGGCAAAGTGCCCCCGACTTGTCCCAAATGCTCAACCGTGGTTGAGGTGGGCAAGCCGAAGGCCAAAGCCAAAGCAGAGCCGATCGCAGCACCGGTGAAATCCAAAATCGCAACCGATGACGACGATGATATCGATCTGGATATCGATCTGGACATCGAGGTCGATGACGATGTCGATCTCGACGACGACGACGACGACGATTTGATCGAAGATACGTCCGATCTCGACGACGATGACGACGGCATCTCCGGCGTCATCGACACCGGCGACAAAGAAAACCTCGACAACTGA
- the cmk gene encoding (d)CMP kinase, whose protein sequence is MSVIFAIDGPAAAGKGTLAKRLEAHFQLAKLDTGLLYRATGYKVLASGGDPEDPQAAEDAARALNPAELDNPELRTDEAAQAASKVSAVPGVRAALLDFQRDFAENPPALADGSPAKGAILDGRDIGTTVCPNAQVKLFVTASTEIRAKRRFKELQERGLEAIYARVLDDMKERDARDSSRSASPLAAATDALVLDTSDMDADQAFAAALDFIVAKNLF, encoded by the coding sequence ATGAGCGTTATTTTCGCCATCGACGGCCCTGCGGCGGCGGGCAAGGGCACCTTGGCCAAGCGGCTGGAGGCCCATTTTCAACTGGCCAAGCTCGATACCGGGCTGCTGTATCGCGCCACCGGCTACAAAGTGCTGGCGTCGGGCGGAGACCCGGAAGACCCCCAGGCGGCTGAGGATGCCGCGCGGGCCTTGAACCCGGCGGAGTTGGACAATCCCGAACTGCGCACCGACGAAGCCGCGCAAGCCGCATCCAAGGTTTCCGCGGTGCCCGGCGTGCGCGCCGCGTTGTTGGATTTTCAGCGCGATTTCGCCGAAAATCCGCCCGCCTTGGCCGACGGAAGCCCGGCCAAAGGGGCGATCCTCGACGGCCGCGACATCGGCACCACCGTGTGTCCGAACGCCCAAGTGAAGCTTTTTGTGACCGCAAGCACCGAAATCCGCGCCAAACGGCGCTTTAAAGAGTTGCAGGAACGCGGCCTTGAAGCTATATATGCGCGCGTTCTGGACGATATGAAGGAACGCGACGCCCGCGACAGTTCTCGCAGTGCGTCGCCGCTGGCCGCCGCAACTGACGCTTTGGTGCTCGATACCAGCGATATGGACGCCGATCAGGCTTTTGCCGCGGCGCTCGACTTCATCGTCGCCAAGAACCTCTTCTGA
- the aprA gene encoding adenylyl-sulfate reductase subunit alpha, which yields MAYKTIVEDNIDILVAGAGLGGTGAAFEARYWGKNKKIVIAEKANIDRSGAVAQGLYAINCYMGTRFGENNPEDHVRYARIDLMGMVREDLLFDMARHVDSAVHQFEEWGLPIMRNKEKGSYLREGRWQIMIHGESYKPIVAEAAKKSADKVYNRVCVTHLLMDEAKENRVAGAVGFNVRTGNYHVFKSKTVICGAGGASNIFKPRSVGEGAGRVWYAPWSSGSAYALMINAGAKMTQMENRIVLARFKDGYGPVGAYFLHLKTYTQNAYGEEYESKWFPALQQMVGKEYLDPELSHATHRPIPTCLRNHAIINEVNAGRGPIHMVTMHSFQDPHLEEIGWHNFLGMTVGQAVLWAATDVDPKNENPELTTSEPYVMGSHATGCGAWCSGPEDVSPPEYQWGYNRMMTVEGLFGAGDAVGGTPHAFSSGSFTEGRIAAKAACKYIDDGKAEGIRVSEATIAKLREEVYKPMEHYKVHRNEIVAGEVNPNYHNPRQSLDRLQKLMDEYCGGVTVNYMTNDKLLNIGLKKLKIMEEDLEKIAAKDLHELLRAWEVKHRHRTSECVMQHTLFRKETRWPGYYYRGDAMKLDDENWHVLTVSRRDPKTGKYTMEKAPLYHLVDVEKAAAAE from the coding sequence ATGGCTTACAAAACTATCGTCGAAGATAACATCGACATCCTGGTCGCCGGTGCTGGCCTTGGCGGTACGGGCGCAGCTTTCGAAGCCCGCTACTGGGGTAAAAACAAGAAGATCGTGATTGCCGAAAAGGCCAACATCGACCGTTCCGGCGCTGTTGCCCAGGGTCTCTACGCGATCAACTGTTACATGGGCACCCGTTTTGGTGAAAACAACCCGGAAGACCACGTGCGTTATGCCCGCATCGACTTGATGGGCATGGTGCGTGAAGATCTGCTGTTCGACATGGCCCGCCACGTCGACTCCGCGGTCCACCAGTTCGAAGAGTGGGGCCTGCCGATCATGCGCAACAAGGAAAAAGGTTCCTACCTGCGTGAAGGTCGCTGGCAGATCATGATCCACGGTGAATCCTATAAGCCGATCGTGGCCGAAGCCGCGAAGAAGTCGGCCGACAAGGTTTACAACCGTGTCTGCGTCACCCACCTGCTGATGGACGAAGCCAAAGAAAACCGCGTTGCCGGTGCCGTTGGTTTCAACGTCCGCACGGGTAACTACCACGTCTTCAAATCCAAAACCGTGATTTGCGGCGCAGGTGGTGCATCCAACATCTTCAAACCGCGTTCCGTGGGTGAAGGCGCCGGTCGCGTTTGGTACGCACCGTGGTCCTCTGGTTCCGCTTATGCGTTGATGATCAACGCCGGCGCGAAAATGACCCAGATGGAAAACCGTATCGTTCTGGCTCGCTTCAAGGACGGTTACGGCCCGGTCGGTGCTTACTTCCTGCACCTGAAGACCTACACGCAAAACGCATACGGTGAAGAATACGAATCCAAGTGGTTCCCGGCCCTGCAACAGATGGTCGGCAAGGAATACCTGGATCCGGAACTTTCCCACGCGACGCACCGTCCGATCCCGACCTGCCTGCGTAACCACGCGATCATCAACGAGGTGAACGCCGGTCGCGGTCCGATCCACATGGTCACCATGCACTCGTTCCAAGACCCGCATCTGGAAGAAATCGGCTGGCACAACTTCTTGGGTATGACCGTTGGTCAGGCCGTTCTGTGGGCTGCCACGGACGTTGACCCGAAGAACGAAAACCCGGAACTGACCACGTCCGAGCCGTACGTCATGGGTTCCCATGCCACCGGTTGCGGCGCTTGGTGCTCCGGTCCGGAAGACGTGTCCCCGCCCGAATACCAGTGGGGCTACAACCGCATGATGACCGTCGAAGGTCTGTTCGGCGCCGGTGACGCGGTCGGCGGTACGCCGCACGCGTTCTCGTCCGGTTCCTTCACCGAAGGCCGCATCGCTGCGAAAGCTGCTTGTAAGTACATCGACGACGGCAAGGCCGAAGGCATTCGCGTTTCCGAAGCGACCATCGCCAAGCTGCGTGAAGAAGTCTACAAGCCGATGGAACACTACAAGGTTCATCGCAACGAGATCGTGGCTGGTGAGGTCAACCCGAACTACCACAACCCGCGTCAGTCTCTCGACCGTCTGCAAAAGCTGATGGACGAATACTGCGGTGGCGTGACGGTCAACTACATGACCAACGACAAACTGCTGAACATTGGCCTCAAGAAGCTCAAGATCATGGAAGAAGATCTCGAGAAGATTGCTGCCAAGGACCTTCACGAATTGCTGCGTGCCTGGGAAGTCAAGCACCGTCATCGTACGTCCGAGTGTGTGATGCAGCACACCTTGTTCCGCAAGGAAACCCGTTGGCCGGGTTACTACTACCGTGGTGACGCCATGAAACTGGATGACGAAAACTGGCACGTTCTGACCGTGTCGCGCCGTGATCCGAAGACTGGCAAATACACCATGGAGAAGGCACCCCTGTATCACTTGGTTGATGTAGAAAAAGCTGCAGCAGCCGAGTAA
- a CDS encoding RimK family protein, with the protein MPRYAIIVDRLSDWKGPAEGFNLISADAFLTNKTKHKRRPARVINLCRHYDYLSAGYYCSLLAEARGQIPMPTVADVLSLQRKNLYAFALAELNTILNRIIKRLADAPESSFSLTVFFGKPDDSRFKRLAAECFDTFRYPILQLDIKPGKRWEISAIRPLGLHQVPGDLATMFYDAMRTYTRTRKELSGGRPPAQYNLAILYDPDEALPPSDAAAFEKFRRVGQGLRMDVELITKKDYRRLPEFDALFIRTNTSIDHYTYQFAKKAEQEGLVVIDDPTSILRCTNKVYLHELLQRHGLPTPKSRVVNRLDFGPETAAELEAELGYPIILKIPDGSFSRGMHKAETRQQVLDGGADLLKSSRLILAQEFVYTPFDWRVGVLRGEPLYVCQYLMSRNHWQIVNHGKDGSFRQGGWKTFAVEDAPAEVVEVARKAAHLIGDGLYGVDLKQTDKGLMIIEVNDNPSLETQVEDKVLKDELYERILKEFIRRIDGAA; encoded by the coding sequence ATGCCACGTTACGCCATCATCGTCGACCGCCTGAGCGATTGGAAAGGTCCCGCGGAAGGCTTCAACCTCATCAGCGCCGACGCGTTTCTCACCAATAAGACCAAGCACAAGCGTCGGCCCGCGCGGGTCATCAATTTGTGCCGCCATTACGATTATCTGAGTGCCGGCTATTATTGCTCGTTGCTGGCCGAAGCCCGCGGCCAGATCCCGATGCCCACGGTGGCCGACGTGTTGAGCTTGCAACGCAAGAACCTCTACGCCTTTGCCCTGGCGGAACTGAACACCATCTTGAACCGCATCATCAAACGGCTGGCGGATGCACCGGAAAGCTCCTTTTCGCTGACCGTGTTTTTCGGCAAGCCCGACGATTCGCGCTTCAAGCGGTTGGCGGCGGAATGCTTCGACACCTTCCGTTATCCGATTTTGCAACTCGACATTAAGCCGGGCAAACGCTGGGAAATCTCCGCCATCCGCCCGCTGGGTCTGCACCAGGTGCCCGGCGATCTGGCGACGATGTTTTACGATGCGATGCGCACCTACACCCGCACCCGCAAGGAACTGAGCGGGGGGCGCCCGCCCGCTCAATACAACCTCGCGATTTTGTACGATCCGGACGAAGCGTTGCCGCCGTCCGACGCGGCGGCGTTCGAAAAGTTTAGGCGTGTCGGTCAAGGCCTGCGCATGGACGTGGAACTGATCACCAAGAAGGATTATCGCCGTCTGCCCGAATTCGATGCGCTGTTTATCCGCACCAACACGTCCATCGACCACTATACCTACCAGTTTGCCAAGAAGGCCGAGCAGGAAGGTCTGGTGGTGATCGACGATCCGACCTCGATCCTGCGCTGCACCAACAAGGTCTATCTGCACGAACTTCTGCAACGACACGGCTTGCCGACGCCCAAGTCGCGGGTTGTCAACCGTCTCGACTTCGGTCCCGAAACCGCTGCCGAACTGGAAGCGGAACTGGGCTATCCGATCATCTTGAAAATTCCCGACGGATCGTTTTCGCGCGGCATGCACAAGGCGGAAACACGCCAGCAAGTGCTCGATGGCGGCGCGGACCTGTTGAAAAGTTCACGCCTGATCTTGGCGCAGGAATTCGTCTACACGCCGTTTGATTGGCGCGTCGGCGTGCTGCGGGGCGAGCCGCTCTATGTCTGTCAATACCTGATGTCGCGCAATCACTGGCAAATCGTCAATCACGGCAAAGATGGCAGCTTTCGCCAAGGCGGCTGGAAAACCTTCGCGGTCGAGGATGCCCCTGCCGAAGTGGTCGAGGTCGCCCGCAAGGCCGCCCACTTGATCGGCGACGGTTTGTACGGCGTCGATCTGAAGCAGACCGACAAAGGCCTGATGATCATCGAAGTCAACGATAACCCATCGCTGGAAACCCAGGTCGAGGATAAGGTGCTCAAAGACGAACTGTATGAACGCATCCTCAAGGAATTCATCCGCCGTATTGACGGTGCGGCGTAG
- the aroA gene encoding 3-phosphoshikimate 1-carboxyvinyltransferase translates to MPSLTSHLSGPLRGVVRVPGDKSISHRALMLGAVALGQTRITGLLEGEDVLCTADAMRAMGAKVERLESGEWVVNGLGVGGLLTPDCDLDMGNSGTAARLLMGLVAGQGLKATFTGDASLSSRPMKRVIDPLSQVGAVFEASEGGRLPLTMTGAQDPMPITYELPVASAQVKSAVMLAGLGAPGETVVIEPKPTRDHTEKMLTHFGADVRVEELDGGARRITLKGQPELKGRDVIVPADISSAAFALVAGCIVDGSDITVTNVGLNPLRAGVVETLKDFGANIEILNQRIEAGEIVGDVRVTSGLLKGCTVPASRAPAQIDEYPVLFAAAACAQGESRFEGLEELRVKESDRLSVMAAGLKACGVELQEGDDWLAIKGVGGTGKRVPGGATVASSLDHRIAMSFLVLGCASAKPISVDDASPIDTSFPGFRDLMEGLGAQFSEREA, encoded by the coding sequence TTGCCTTCTTTGACATCCCACCTTTCCGGCCCGCTACGCGGCGTTGTTCGCGTTCCCGGCGATAAGTCCATTTCGCATCGTGCTTTGATGTTGGGTGCGGTCGCGTTGGGGCAAACGCGAATCACCGGATTGCTGGAAGGCGAAGACGTGCTGTGCACCGCGGACGCGATGCGCGCGATGGGCGCCAAGGTCGAGCGGCTGGAGAGCGGCGAATGGGTGGTGAACGGCCTGGGCGTCGGTGGGTTGCTGACGCCTGATTGCGACCTCGATATGGGCAATTCCGGCACCGCGGCGCGGTTGCTGATGGGCCTTGTGGCGGGCCAGGGCTTGAAGGCCACGTTCACGGGCGATGCGTCTTTGTCGTCGCGCCCGATGAAGCGGGTGATCGATCCGTTGAGTCAGGTGGGCGCGGTGTTCGAGGCATCGGAGGGCGGACGCTTGCCGCTGACCATGACCGGCGCGCAAGACCCCATGCCGATCACCTACGAGCTTCCGGTGGCGTCGGCGCAGGTCAAGTCGGCGGTGATGCTGGCGGGCTTGGGTGCGCCCGGTGAAACCGTGGTGATCGAACCCAAGCCGACCCGCGACCACACCGAAAAAATGCTCACCCATTTCGGCGCGGACGTGCGGGTCGAGGAACTCGACGGCGGCGCGCGGCGCATCACGTTGAAGGGCCAGCCGGAACTCAAGGGGCGCGACGTCATCGTGCCCGCCGATATTTCGTCGGCCGCGTTTGCGCTGGTCGCGGGCTGTATCGTCGACGGCAGCGACATCACCGTCACCAACGTCGGTTTGAATCCGTTGCGCGCCGGGGTGGTGGAAACGCTCAAGGATTTCGGCGCCAACATCGAGATTTTGAACCAACGCATCGAGGCCGGCGAAATCGTCGGCGACGTGCGCGTGACGTCCGGGCTGCTCAAGGGCTGCACCGTTCCCGCCAGTCGCGCCCCGGCGCAGATCGACGAATATCCGGTGTTGTTCGCCGCCGCCGCGTGCGCCCAGGGCGAAAGCCGCTTTGAAGGCTTGGAAGAATTGCGGGTCAAGGAAAGCGACCGCTTGAGCGTGATGGCCGCGGGTCTCAAGGCGTGCGGCGTCGAGTTGCAAGAAGGTGACGACTGGTTGGCGATCAAAGGCGTCGGCGGCACGGGCAAACGGGTGCCGGGTGGGGCCACGGTGGCGTCCAGCCTCGACCACCGCATCGCCATGTCGTTCTTGGTGCTGGGATGTGCAAGCGCAAAGCCCATCAGCGTCGATGACGCCAGCCCCATTGACACCAGTTTTCCCGGTTTTCGCGACCTGATGGAAGGTCTCGGCGCACAATTCAGTGAAAGGGAGGCGTGA
- a CDS encoding peptidase C39 family protein, translating to MIRDAVVDDVPALVDLENRCFETDRLSARSFRRFLAKGKAMVLVDEDDDHLLNGYALVLFHPNTALARLYSLAVDPDLRGRGIARALLTQAESRTLDRDATRMRLEVHQDNAAAQSLYHQLGYRAFAIHPDYYEDHASAVRMEKRLAPHLAQDLNRVPYYAQTLNFTCGPACLIMAMKTLQPGLTVNRQLELQLWREATTIFMTAGHGGCGALGLALAAWRRGFGVDVAMSDETEMFISSVRSEDKKDVIRMVEEGFLEEAAETDIAMRGEPMDANELCEHIRRGHIPIVLISAYRLSGDKEPHWVVLSAFDEHFIYINDPFPEPEKNRFDTDCIGIPITRAELTRMMRFGSRKHFASVVIHPLRKGKL from the coding sequence ATGATCAGGGATGCTGTCGTTGACGACGTGCCCGCTTTAGTCGATCTCGAAAACCGCTGTTTCGAGACCGATCGCCTATCCGCCCGCAGCTTCCGCCGCTTTCTTGCCAAGGGTAAGGCAATGGTGCTTGTCGATGAAGACGACGATCACCTCCTGAACGGATACGCGCTGGTGCTGTTTCATCCCAACACCGCCTTGGCGCGGTTGTATTCTCTGGCCGTCGATCCCGACTTGCGCGGTCGCGGCATCGCGCGTGCTTTGTTGACGCAAGCGGAAAGTCGCACGCTGGACCGCGACGCCACGCGCATGCGCTTGGAGGTTCACCAAGACAACGCCGCCGCGCAAAGCCTGTATCATCAATTGGGATATCGTGCCTTTGCCATACATCCCGATTACTATGAGGATCACGCCAGCGCGGTGCGCATGGAAAAGCGTCTCGCCCCGCATTTGGCGCAAGACCTCAATCGTGTGCCATATTACGCCCAAACGCTGAACTTCACCTGCGGCCCGGCCTGTCTGATCATGGCGATGAAAACCCTGCAGCCCGGCCTGACCGTCAACCGCCAGTTGGAACTGCAGCTGTGGCGCGAAGCCACCACCATTTTCATGACCGCCGGGCACGGCGGTTGCGGCGCGCTGGGGCTTGCGTTGGCGGCGTGGCGGCGCGGGTTCGGCGTCGACGTGGCGATGAGCGACGAAACCGAAATGTTCATTTCGTCGGTGCGCAGCGAAGACAAAAAAGACGTCATTCGCATGGTCGAGGAAGGCTTTCTCGAAGAAGCCGCCGAAACGGACATCGCCATGCGCGGCGAGCCGATGGATGCGAACGAACTGTGCGAGCACATCAGGCGCGGCCATATTCCCATCGTCTTGATCAGTGCGTATCGGCTGAGCGGCGACAAAGAGCCGCACTGGGTGGTGCTGAGCGCGTTCGACGAGCACTTCATTTATATCAACGACCCGTTTCCTGAACCGGAAAAGAATCGCTTCGACACGGATTGCATCGGTATCCCCATCACCCGCGCGGAACTGACGCGCATGATGCGGTTCGGAAGCCGCAAGCACTTTGCCTCGGTTGTCATTCATCCTTTGCGAAAGGGCAAACTCTGA